Within the Plutella xylostella chromosome 20, ilPluXylo3.1, whole genome shotgun sequence genome, the region CCTGCTGCATAGTGTTGCCACAGtataaacaaaatcaaaataattctCATAAACCTACTACTTATAACTTCCCTCAATGTCACCAGCTGGGCTGGTCCATCAAGCTGATATCCTCGCAGCCTCGCTCGCTGATCGCCGCGCGGGCCCTCATCGGCTTCGGCTCTGGAGGCAGCTACGTGGTCTGTCCGCTCTACGTGAAGGAGATCAGCGTCTCCTGggcctttcggcttactatacaaACTACTATGATACAGACTTAGTATCTAGGTATCATACCCTTTTTAGCATCCTGTAGGGAAGGCCTGTATTCAACCCTGCAAGCCTAAAGCTTGCGTCGCGCTCGCATACATCGGGAGCGAACTCGACATAatacttttgtcacgtcttgacgtacgcgtcttgcgccccgcgCTAGGCTAGCCTTCTTCTTAGGGTTGCCACAGGACCTGCTGCATAGGGTTGCCACAGCTTAAACAATCTACTATAACCCCCCTTACCCCTCCAGCTAGGCTGGTCCATCAAGCTGATATCCTCGCAGCCTCGCTCGCTGATCGCCGCGCGGGCCCTCATCGGCTTCGGCTCTGGAGGCAGCTACGTGGTCTGTCCACTCTATGTGAAGGAGATCAGCGTCTCCTGGGCCATTCGGTTTACTACCTACCCCCTTTTGAGTATTCTGTACTGGCTTATTCGGCCTGTACCTAAGCAACCCTGCAGGGCTAGCACTGGACGCAAGACGAGCACGACAAGACCTGACAAAAGTATTACATCGAGCTCGCGCTCTCGAAACCGCGCGATGTGTGAGACCTCGACTATTTTGACAAGATTTTTTGTGGGTGTTTTCATTAGCACTCTTACATAGGGTTTACCAGGCTTAAGAATATAACCTCATATTCCCCCGCCAGCTGGGCTGGGCCATCAAGCTGATATCCTCGCAGCCTCGCTCGCTGATCGCCGCGCGGGCCCTCATCGGCTTCGGCTCTGGAGGCAGCTACGTGGTCTGTCCACTCTATGTGAAGGAGATCAGCGAAGATTCTATTAGAGGGATGACTGGcacttttattatattctcaCAGGTAAGTTTTTGAAAagaatacagggtgttgaaaagggtaagtatactaagctgaaacctacGTATGCAGCATGTacgaaaaatataggtattcatttttcatttagtaaaaattcacgtgactaacaaagtttctatagaaattgatatatttttttcgcgaaatatgacattattatttcacTTTCTGGCTTAGAACATgctgctgcacacgtaggtttcggcttataatacttataccctttttgcaacaccctgtataagtacctacttaggtaccaACTTAATCATTATTGTTTTCTACCCTACCACAGAACTGAAGAGTCACTTGAACTTTGGTACAAGTAGGTAGTGCCCGCTAATCAACACAATAAGCtcccaggttcgattcccTCGGATTGTATTAGAATTGTAATTAAAGGATAAGATATAGTGCCAAGACTTTGTGAAGCGATAATTGAGATAATTAATAGAGCAATTTTATAGCtatactttacttactttttcCGACAAAGTGTTATTGTTGTCTATCTATTCATTTTCCTggcaattatttttatacattccGAGAacctttaggtaggtacctacttaggatTAAGGATGAAAATAATTGGAAGATTTAATTAAAGTAGCgtaaaacaccaaaaatcgTGAAAGCTGAAGAAATGATCTGTAAAATCCTTGTAAAATCTCGTTTCTAGCTTTATAATGCCATCTATTGACAGACAGTTGGCAACTTGTTGGTCTTCATCCTGGGAGACCTGCTACCCTACAATACGGTGCTGTGGATACTGCTAGCCATCCCGCTCTTACACTTCGGCATCATGACGCGACTGCCTGAGACGCCATCATACTTGATCAAGTGTGGGAAGAACGAGGTGAGATGCTCTTCAACTGTCATAGTGGCCTGGTACTTTTAGAGGCAATACATGCAAGGTTATGCTATTGGGAAGAACGAGATGAGATGCTCTTTATTGGTCATAGTGCCCTGCTACTTTTAGAGGAAATACGTCAATACAGGCACATAAGGCTTCTTGAAGCCCGTGAAGGCGATGCTGGGAGGAACGAGGTATGTATTATAAGATGCTTTACAACTGTCATAGTTCCCTGGTACTTTTAGCCCTTACTGTTTTAGGCTCAACACGCCAATACATTATATAGTTACAAGAACTACTTCTTGAGGGTGCTATGCCTGATTCaccaccatcatcatcattatcaacCGTCGAACAATAGACCTCTCCGGCCTTAGAACGTCGGTCCAGTCCCTTGCCTGTTTGTGATCTACATTCGGGAGATCGTTTACCCCACCAGTGATTGGTTCTATTCTACGGCATCACGGCATGTATCCAATCAATAGGCAATAAGCCAgtccactgccacttcagcttgcagatCTAGCcgattttattacctacttagtgCGAATTAACTGTGCACCTGGCCAACAACCAGGGGTCACGCCGGGTACGCCATAGCTAGTTAATATGATCTCTGGTTTTTGTCAGTCAAGTGCACAGTTAATTCGCACGAGTAGTGTagttacctatttacctatgtcGGTTACTATCCAACACCTGAACTAAAACTTGACTAACTACAGGAGACAGCCAAGGTGCTGAGCTGGCTGCGCTCGCTGCCGCcggaccactgcagcatcagggCGGAGGTGGAGCGGCTGCAGGTGGAACAGACCTCGTGCCAGCCCAAGTTCTCGCCGAGGTTGTTGTGTGAGTGCTTTGTTGATTtaataactataagtacttacctacatgctataaagttattaagtacAGGGTGTTAGTTAAGTGGTATGGTACATTGCATTCGAATGGTGGtgacttttgttctacgactttggAAAATTTGCGAATCATAGTTACATAGAAACTATGATGGTCTCGTgattagaatatttttattattatcttttctTAAAATTTGAATGAGTGTGCTTTTGCGAACTGCTTTGATATTTACTTTACGTAATGACTTGGAACCTTATTTAGcaaatagatttatttatacctactagcAGCACAGCGAATGACTTGCCTCTTCACCTCTGGCACAGCCACTTGATAGGATGgttaatttaaaatagctCTAAATAACTATAGATGTCCCAAATAAGCTAACTTCTAATGTCAAGCAAGGGTCTACACTACAGATGGTTTTTCTttctgatgatgacgatgacaaAATTTGACACCAAATGAGAGCTTCTATCTATCTGACCCGGCTGCACGGCAACGTTATCAATGTAGATAAACGTTGACTAGGTATATCGCGATACGCGATAAACCGTGCATCGATAAAGATATCATGCAACCTGGTCTGCATCACTCTGGAACTCATCTGTACCTATGTCCGAGCATGTCCTTGATTTGCGCCCCCGAAGTCGCGCGATCATTAGTCACAATCGATCACGCTTTGTAATTTGTTTGACAGGATCGGAGTCaattgacagctgtcaaatgtCAATTAGTCAGGCACATGTTGAGCTAACGTTTAGATTTGTTGTTGTGACTGGAGTTCCGTGTTAGATGATAAACATTGTATTGCTTTGATAAATTCGTTTATAAATGTGGTTGTTAGGTAACCTAGTTACGATAGTCCCCAACCAGCAACCACCATCCATTCAGTAGTAGGTACCTGCCTAGGCTTACCATATTTAAGCCGGCTTATGATTACGATACTAAGGTTACTAAATTTTTCACAACACCCTATAGATTAGTAACCTAACTAGTTAAAACatttcaatgtttttttttaacttaaaactaactacctacctcCCTACCTATCGACCCTATCTGACCCTGCTGACTGAGCAACATTCACTATGAGAAAGCCGGATAACTACCTACATTGACCAACGAACTGCTAGTTAATTCATAAAATCCACCCTTAAGGTACCATTCTTCTATACGGCATAGTACCTCAAGGAAGCCGACTATAACCAAACAACCCTCAACAGTTGCCGACAAGACCGCCGTCAAAGCCTTTTGGGTGGCCCTCACCGTGAACCTGACCCGAGAGTTCTGCGGCTGCATAGCTGTCCTAGTCTACGCCAGCCACATCTTCACTGCAGCAGGCAGAGACCAGGCCACCAGCTCGGCCCTGTCTCCTAATAAACAGAGCATCATGCTGGCTGCGGTCCAGATTATTGGGTCGTTCGTCGCGTGCCAGCTTGTGGACCGGGCTGGGCGGAAGGTGagttttcatataatttacaCTTTATACAGGATGCTGCACTCGAAATCTAGAAATTATTGCAACACTGCTGGGGTTTGACCCTCGCCTCCAAAGAGTCCAAAGAGATTTTAATCTAAAATAAGTGACTTCTGCGAATTGGTCAACTTACGATGATACGCgtgtacctatctaagtaGTTATATAGATCTTATATAACTACTACCTACGGTTAATTTTAAGTCTTATTTGCCATATAATTACGAATGACACGATATTTACATTAAGCTAAATGAAATAACATAACGCCATTCATAAGCGATCTAACAGAACTATTGTAAAGGTTTGTTTACTACCTACTTTCATACgtttttgctataattatCCTTATTTAATTTGATGGGAAAATTATGGCGGTTCTTTGTCCTGAATGAAACCTAggtactaagtaggtaggtacctaacaaggaagatgtaagtacttagtggCTACTACCTaccatacctacctaggtatgtaAATCAGTAGGTACAATTTAATCAGAAAACTTCCAAAAGGCAGGTTAAGGGATccgatataaaatttataggtGCTGAACAGTTTATTGGATCAAAATACCTAACTACCGTATTTAGGTTGTGGTAGTAGGTAACCTAGGTAGAGGTACCCACCTACGTACTTATTTCGATTCAGCAAGAAGTATAACAAGAGTTTTTAACGGTACCTGCCCACGATATACACTTACCTAGTAACTATtagtagataagtacctaactagttaatatgtaagtacctacttatatctgAAAATTTCCTAATGATAGGTTTACCTAATAACTACCTAGGTATAGCGGCTTTAATGAATGCGTAAAAACATAGGTGAACTCTCAAAACAATGACTTTACAGTTGCCAAAAATATGAGCTACGAGTGGCTAGGACCTACCAGCTTCGGAATTGCTTCCAAGAAAGAAAGAATACTTACCTAACCCTACCACACCCACCCTACCAGGCACTCATAGCCTTCAGATGAACAACTGTCCAAATTCCACCCCACATAACTCTAACCCTACCAGGCGCTCATGGATCCTCACCTGCTTTCCAGCCGCTGCTAGCAGTAACCAGCGTGGTAGCCGGCTTCAGCATGTGTCTCCTGGGAGTGTGGTTCTACCTGAGCAGCCGATCCGTGTTCTTACCTGGCTGGGTGCCCATAGTGGCTCTATGCACGGCGATATTTGCTGACGCGTCCGGCCTGCAGCCGCTGCCGTTTGTGATTATGACCGAGATGTTTAGCTTCCAAGTGAGTATGCGCTCCTGGTACTTTTGTCAAGTATTTATAAAGGATGAGAGTGGCTCTGTACACGTTCATAAGTATACCCGTTCGCCCTGCAACTTGTTGCCGTTTGACAAAATTATTCATGACTGAGATGTTTAGCTTCCTAGTGAGTATGCGGTCCTGGTACTTATGTGTAGTATTCCTGCCTGGCTAGGTGCCGATACCGGCCTGCAAAGCCTTTGAAATTTACGTAATGATGACCACCGAAGTCTCtttttacatacctacagCCTCTACTTCTTCAAGGCTGAATCCATCTTCAGCCCACACAATACCTAAACACATTCCATTTCTCTTCCAGCTACGAGGCACAGTGGCAACACTCATAATGGCCATATCTCTGGCCACAGACTTCGCTCTGCTCAAACTATTCGCTCCGCTAAACAGCTGGATCGGATACCACTGGACTTTCTGGCTGTTCAGCGCTATATGTCTGTCAAACGTCTTCTACCTCATATTCTGTGTGCCAGAGACGAAAATGCGAAGTCTTGAAGATATTTATGCAGATTTGGAAGGCAGGGGAAAGAAGAAAGGAAATAAGGTGGAAGATAGTGGTGCTTAGGTGTTCAGGGTTGTGTGGATGGACGTCATAGCATACGTAGGTAGTTACCTACGTGATAAAGAGCCGGCCATAAGTGACAACGGTACAAGACACAGTCATGATGTGTTTTAAGCTGCGTaggtacagaccggcccaacgaacgcccaacgatggatatttatcatacataatacagggcagattgcagctaCGACGacggtcaacgaaacccgttcgttggcgttcatttggccggtctgtacgcagctttacttACTGTGGTGCGGGACACATTTGGATTAGGTACCAAATGACCTACTCGGTTATTTTAAAGGATTTAGCTTTTTTGTATAATGCGTCTTACTTTAGCGAGTCGCGAATTTAATATCATTCACTAGACCAATAGTAAGGATTTGTGATaactacaaatatttttattttttttaagtataaatgtAAGACCTAGGCTATTTGACAATAACTAGAACTAGAACTTGTAAATATATaatcttataattataaaacgtACCTATTCATTGTATTTTGATTTCAACTGACTAACAAAAAAGAAAGAGGTTCTCAATTCTTTTCGGGTCAGTATATAGATTTTGGCTATATAGATTTTGATTATTatgaatgtattttataggatACACAGGGTATTGCAAATGTGGTATAATAAGCGGAAAgggactcagggggtcattctgaacaacttttgtatgGTACGACATCTAAAAAATCGCAAAAAAACTACTCTACAGTAAGGAACGTCTATAAAAGTTAGTTAAGTTTTAGGGAAACAATTATTTTTCAGAATAACtttccaataaaaaaaaaacaaaagtccGAAGTGTTTTTAGAAgatttattgtaataaatagttataaCCAGCGTAGTTTAcaaaagcatattttttacattttatttttaggattttattacaaaatatcatTTGAGCCGAACCTAAAACTGATATTCTTCTTATATTGAGTGTGTTTCGACGATTGACttacatattaaaaatataaaaaccttCAAAAGGTAGCATTCCGCTCCtctgtaattataaaaaaatacctttcgGGTAACGACGACTAGTCCGTTCTACAACattactatacctacatattatttaacCAAAACACAATCCaaatttttaaatgaaaataaaacagaaatttGACTGTATTACCACAAAAACGATAAAACGGGTTTTAAGCatgtaaagctgcgtacagatcGGCCAAACGAgagccaacgaacgggtttcgttgaacttcgttgctgcaatctgcccagtattatgtatgataaatatcaatcgttgggcgttcgttggcccagtctgtacgcagcttaagacAACGCTAACCGCCTGTTTTACTTGAATCTACTTTTGTGGTAAAAAGACCGTGAGTGTGTTACGATATGATTGCACATATAATTCGCAGATAAATACAAGCCAGGAATATCAGAATTATTTTAAGTCGACAAAATACACGAGTAGTTAATAAAACGACAAACAAAAAAGTGTAACCAccacaacatttcaaataaaaatcaatttgTTCAAAATCCTAATAATtatggtcataatcataaaacataatgatAAAACTTAGGAAGTGAGATCTTGATACAAACGCGTAAATTAATTTAGTCAATGAAATTATAGCCGTGTCGTACGGTCGTACCTACAAGTCAAAATAAATACAGCTCTGTAACACTGTCTATTTGCGGTGCGGTGTGATTTTTAACCGACtccgaaaaaaggaggaggttctcaattcatATTGGTGGAtcgatattataaaaaaaatacgcatTTTGTATACAGaattattaaaatcggtccataaattgCGGAGATATCGGTGGAcataggtacggtcaggtgcaaagaaacctgacccccttctgaagcattgttagtatgagacgggggtcaggtttctttgcacctgaccgtacctatgTCCACCGATATCTCCGcaatttatggaccgattttaataattCTGTATACAAAatgcgtattttttttataatatcgaTCCACCAATATACAGGTGTAAATAAACTGCTCCCGTCAAACAGATAATTTTTCTCCATctctaataatattatttggtaCCTTCGCaccttagggctgatttttcaatggtcagataaacgttatctgaggaataaaattattgctgtcacatctgaatgtttgtattagacagtgacagcaacaattttattctataacacttatctgaccattgaaaaatcagcccttagacTGGTAAACCACCAAGTAAACAAGTGGTTGAAGTGGTTGACATATCTCTGCTTCGCACGCTAGTAATAGCTGATAATGTAATAGTTAAAATTGAACCCCATTCAAAGTAAAAGGCGTTGTATAAAGAAACGatatcaaaatggcggacagACACACCAATTTATAGAACAAAGTGTCAGCTTACAATAGGCTTGCAAGACACAGTGAGTCGAATCACGATGACGTTTGCAAGCCTCCAGTGCAGCGATTAtaagattcgaaacctccgtttacgttgcgtatcgtcaactgtcactgtcaaaatgtaaggcaaacttgtcagttccaaaagtgacatttgttttttccataggtttgtgtatattacaaaatagtatcgaatcctgtgatcgctgcactgtAAACTGACAGTTCAATCTATTAATTCGGGGTTATACTATTTCGTACTGTCGTTTGCTATTCGTAAGTTCACCATATTAAGATTGCTTCTTTATCCGGGCGCGTAAAACTACAAAACGTGAAACATATTGTCATCGTCAAAATCTTAAATTCAATGGTAATGGTGTTCTAATCAATTACACTTAATTATATCTTTTCATCTAGTTTTAACCCATGGTTTACAATCATATTAAGAACATACCTACTATACATAATTAGTAGGTTATTATTGCTgaatcataatattatctgAAGGCCAATTTTCTTGCTTATAAAAACACCTAGTATCAACTGtatcaatattaaataatattgttatgaaAAACTTCCAGtttcaaacaaataaaaatcattggtgctatataatattaaacagtGGCAGGCCAGTGTCATTGCAAAGCAGTACCATGACTTTAGCATATCAAAGAGTTTACAAtacaaaaatgaaaaaaagtttacattttctcgcatacaaagtggcgtcTCTAGCAGGAagtatcatgaaacttttgacagaaaaGGTATGCACATGACACACAGAAAACTTAAACAGTTATTCATGAGGTAAACTGTAAACACCGAAATAGACATTAATTGGCATAATATGGTCAACAGAGAAATGTATTTATATGTCACAGCAAccgtaataaaaaatatagttttttttttccattatCGTAGGTATATCGGTACATTCTACAACACATACATTTAATGGCAGTTACGTCGCTTTTTAAAAGcattctataaactttccctTATTTATCCTTTTGGATTTACATCGATTACCTATCTTTTTTATATCGCTTGTTTCAAAGTGGTTTATTATATTGTGCTAATTAATCTTGAGTATTTTATcgcattttttaaatatggacctgtagggctagtacggggcgcatttaagacgtgacaagagttttgcatcgcgctcactcacatcgcgcagcctcaagagcgagcgcgaccgagaacttttgtcacgtcttaatagcgctcTGTGCTACATGGGCTGTGTGGTCATAACATTGAGTGGTattattacaactattttGGTAGGTAATAGCATAAAATATGATGTAACAAGTTTACACACAGTCTTAAACATATTTCGATCTTTCTTTATAGTCATAGCTACATCTATAATCctgaatgtaggtatatgtatgaTGGTTAACATTATAGTATATATCCATATAACAACCAATCATGTCAAGTAattcaataagtatttattctaGTGATTCGATATAAATACACATTTACGCTTccatttttatacaaaacataCTTTTGGTCACACATACAACGACTAACAATTTGAATGAGTTAAAAGCATAGATACTATAATTTATCTATGGTAAAGACCCTTGCTACTCTAAGATTTTTTTGATAAAcagaatttaatttttttgtatatttttcgttttttttacaacatttTAAGACTTAATTCATAACTATTCGGAAGATCCTATGCAGATTGTAGAAATATTTACaactaatatattttttacatgtatggggtatgtgttttaaaactatattaaaatatggaCTTCATATATTTAACAACCTGCATAGAAATAGTAATTAAATGACACAGCCGTACTACGTGTAGgaattttgataaataattctACTTATTCGAAAGGAGAGAAACCATACTGCACGTATTGGAAATAAAGCTATCTATTCTACATCTTTATTCGACAATATTCTGAAAAAATGAATAATGCAACTGCCATTTGGTATTTTTACCGATTTTGgcatgtttatattttttaaatcctttTCTAGCGAATACCTCAGTAAAGCTATGATTAGTATTTCGCATGCCAAAATTCTGCTTGTTTAGTTGTTTGACTGTGTGCTAAAGACATTTATACGAATATGtctctatatttttatatatgcCAAATGCAAAGTTCTTCTTTTACTTTTAGTCCACAGTTTAATCAAACTAAACCGGTCATCTGGGCTACACTGTACTCAGTTAAGCCAAGCTTCTTCATCGTTTAGTCGAAAACAAACAGAATTTCATCATCCTTTCAGAAACGTCAAGTAAAGACATCTACATAACACAAGTGCAGTAGGCACACGCAGTCAGCTAGCTCTTACTATAATATCTAGTGTGATAACTTTCGTAGAACTTGATCCTTGTCAGTCAGGCATCCTGCGATATGCTCTCTGCTACCTCTGCCTCGGGTTTGACTTCTTTCTCCTCTGAGCTCCTGGTAGGTTCTTCGGCCTTCGGCTCCTCCTTCGGCTGTTCTTTCGGCTCTGTCCTTTCGGCTGAAGGTCTCGACTCGTTTGATATAGAGCTGGATGTTAGGCTGTTCGGCTGGGAAGAGTCTTTGCTGGCTGGCTCTTGGGAATCTCGAGATTCAGTTTGGCTTTTCTCTTTGGAATCTGGAAAATGTAATGTATTATTAGATACGTTTCTTGATTATAGAGTACACTGACGGCCTAGTGCGGTATTTTTTAGCTTACTCGTACATAAAGTGGCGTCCGTGGAGGAAATGATAGAAATACTTTTGAAAGAAGAGCCTGAAACCGGAATTTCaaaaccgattttgaaaaccttccggttttgcacgccctagACACTAAACACTATTTGTTTTACGAAACTGTTAAAACTAACTAAATGGATAAAAAATGCAGTATCTATAATATACTGTGATATGCGAGAACTTTGCCCTGTTCACTTATTTCTAGTATATctacaataatacctaaaacTACATAGGTACCTGTATTTTTACTATTCTATAAATCTACAATTAAAAACAACCATGTACTCACaacaaaaaagtaaaaattttgaacttaaaaatCTTCTTGTCTtaaaacttgttttgacattatttttttgccGCGCCAATATAACAGTTGTAACTGTTCCCACGAAAATTCTTCTATAGTAGGAAAATAAAAGCTATGAAGAATTAATCAATATAGGCTAAGGCAAGataattgacaacatttcaaaattttatacagtggaaattcgaaaaccatttagagatatggctctaatattcacaaaaaaaaatgattccgatttttcttttgatttatttcagagaaaaacataaaaatctaaattatcattcgtgacatcacgatgtggcataataattaaacgggcttttacttctaaaacataaacaaaaaaaaacatgttatgtcactttgacaatgacaatgacaaacatcactcaaatgtctgtcacttttatgtgtccttgtcaatgacggaagttcgtgattggtccttgccacaaaataaagttgaagttgaagctgattggtccttgttcatgtcaagttaatgtcatccaacttttttttttaggttaggcaggcaacgaaaatatttttatcccaagcctcgacgtgacgtcactcatactaaaaatattttgaactttgaaatcaaaaaaatatattaaaacatagaaatattaagaaataaaaaaatacgggtcatctaaatttgtgatatctcgtcgaaaataaaataaaatcggtgagcattttatttgaaatgttgtcaattagGCACGTGGTAGCTCAACTGAAAACGCACTTTTTTCACATACaaaaagaacttttttttgttttgcaaaGGTAGAATGGCAAGGCACAAAGTGCTTAGCACGGGCCACAAGACGCCCATGACAAGACGTGTCAACAGTTCTCTCATTTTGAGAGAAAGAACTTACGCTAAGTTATACTTTCATCACGTCTTGTCGTATGCGTCTTGCTAATTATACATGATGATTAAGGTGTTAGAATATCAAGACCACATTAGTAAAAGGAGTATGTAATTAGTAAGTTTATAGTGTTAATCGATTTAAAACCTAAAATGTATAGACATAAGGTATAACTCACCAGCGCTGGTCGTCGCCGGCCAC harbors:
- the LOC105392181 gene encoding facilitated trehalose transporter Tret1, whose translation is MVNKVYKVNDSDKNNNGSKHNQILMSIIVCIPVLSYGTAMGWISPHKAVLMGPDPPSSQAATEEEVSWMASVIFISAPVAVFACGAAADRYGRRAALLAASVPVVLGWAIKLISSQPRSLIAARALIGFGSGGSYVVCPLYVKEISEDSIRGMTGTFIIFSQTVGNLLVFILGDLLPYNTVLWILLAIPLLHFGIMTRLPETPSYLIKCGKNEETAKVLSWLRSLPPDHCSIRAEVERLQVEQTSCQPKFSPRLLFADKTAVKAFWVALTVNLTREFCGCIAVLVYASHIFTAAGRDQATSSALSPNKQSIMLAAVQIIGSFVACQLVDRAGRKPLLAVTSVVAGFSMCLLGVWFYLSSRSVFLPGWVPIVALCTAIFADASGLQPLPFVIMTEMFSFQLRGTVATLIMAISLATDFALLKLFAPLNSWIGYHWTFWLFSAICLSNVFYLIFCVPETKMRSLEDIYADLEGRGKKKGNKVEDSGA